The genomic window GGAGGCGACCGGATCGACCTGGGCGGATTCCGCAACCTCGTCCACGCGCACGATCCCGCTCGGCCCGTGCGGCTCCGTTTCGACTTGAACCTCGAAGACTGGCGCATTCCCCAGGGGCTGGACGAAAAGCTCGCATCACCACTGGACGTGCGGAGCGGAAACGCCGACGGGTCAATGTTCCAAGGGTCCGAGAGACCCAGCTCCGGATGGATTGAGCTCCAGGCCAAGCTGACAGACGACGAGCAACCGGTGCTCTCCAGCTACGAGATCGGCGTCAACGACGCACGCGTCGGGCGTCTCCTCCCACGACAGCCGACCGGCGTGTCCCTGGAGTTCGACCCGACGCACCCCCTGCTCGAACGGAGTCTGCGACCTAGGAGTCTGCGCCGTAGAACGGCGTAGACTTTCTAGTCAGGCCCGGTTGGGC from Acidobacteriota bacterium includes these protein-coding regions:
- a CDS encoding AAA family ATPase; this encodes MMARSLLTRWDEMADKTMPEERNGRPDTDAPAAAGASGDASVARTSDSAVAASQDGNERVDVSAPPLAKAAAPLITAVEIENFKGIGRPMRVEFRPITLLFGNNSAGKSTVLHALCYAHEILSHRNVDVHETDIGGDRIDLGGFRNLVHAHDPARPVRLRFDLNLEDWRIPQGLDEKLASPLDVRSGNADGSMFQGSERPSSGWIELQAKLTDDEQPVLSSYEIGVNDARVGRLLPRQPTGVSLEFDPTHPLLERSLRPRSLRRRTA